From bacterium:
CCCGCCCGGCCGGCGGCGAACACCCGCCCCCCCGTCGCTCCGTAGAGCACCGTGTTGCCGACCACGACGTGCCGGGAGGATTCCGGCAGGAGCGACCCCGGCGGGGTGATCACAATTTCGCCCCCGGTCATCCCCTTCCCGACGTAGTCGTTCGCTTCCCCGGTCAGGAGCAATCGCATCCCGGCGAGGCACCATGCCCCGAATGACTGGCCGGCGCTGCCGGTGAAGCGAAGGGTGATCGTGCCGTCGGGAAGGCCGGCGTCTCCGCGGTTCCTGGCGATCGCGCCGGCGATCCGCGCCCCCGCCGTCCGGTCGACGTTCCGGATCGGGAACGCCCGATCGACGGGGCGGCCCGCGGCCAGATCGTCCCCGATTTCAACGAGGATACGGTCGTCAAACGGCTCGCCCGGCCGGTCGTTTCGCTCCTGAACGTGGCGCCGGGCGCGGGTCCCCGAGGGGTCGGGGTCGGTGAGAATCGAGTCCAGCACCAGCCGCTTGGCCCGCGCCACCGGGATGTCCTCTCGCACCCGCAGGAGGTCCGCCCGCCCCACCAGCTCCGACACCGCCCGGCGGCCGAGCGCGGCGAGGATCCGCCGCACGTCCTCGGCGATCGCGAGGAAAAAGTGGATGACCCGTTCCGGGGTGCCGGGAAACTTCGCCCGAAGATCCCCCCGCTGGGTGGCGATGCCCACCGGGCAGGTGTTGAGGTGGCACTGACGCGCCATCACGCACCCCAGCGCGACGACCGCGGCGCTGCCGAAGCCGAATTCCTCCGCCCCGAGCAACGCGGCGATGACGACGTCCCGGGCCGTTTTCATCCCCCCGTCCACCCGCACCCGCACGCGCCCGCGCAGGTTGTTCGCCACGAGGGTCTGCTGGGTCTCGGCCAGTCCCAGCTCCCAGGGGACGCCGGCGTTCTTGATCGACTCCAGCGGCGAGGCGCCCGTCCCGCCATCGCAGCCCGCGATGTGCACGATGTCGGCGTACGCCTTGGCCACACCGGCGGCGATGGTGCCGACGCCGGCTTCGCTGACGAGCTTGACCGACACGCGCACCCGGGGGTTGCCCTGCTTGAGATCATAGATCAGTTGGGCGAGATCCTCGATGCTGTAGATGTCGTGATGGGGAGGCGGAGAGATGAGCGAAATCCCCGCCTGCGCGCGCCGGATCCTGGCAATCTCCTCGGTCACTTTCGTC
This genomic window contains:
- a CDS encoding glutamate synthase-related protein produces the protein YHGAQIFEVLGLDHALVEFALTGTPSRLGGIGLAEIADDVLARHRRAFGAAAPPGLGDPGLFRFRKDGEYHAFHPHVVRTLHRVALSGSEDDYLAYAWEVLHRPPTALRDLFEFRAEVPVSLDEVEPAEAIARRFVVSSMSHGSLSREAHETLAIAMNRLGAKSSSGEGGEDPARYAPRADGTWANSAVKQIASGRFGVTTQYLVAAQELEIKMAQGSKPGEGGQIPGTKVTEEIARIRRAQAGISLISPPPHHDIYSIEDLAQLIYDLKQGNPRVRVSVKLVSEAGVGTIAAGVAKAYADIVHIAGCDGGTGASPLESIKNAGVPWELGLAETQQTLVANNLRGRVRVRVDGGMKTARDVVIAALLGAEEFGFGSAAVVALGCVMARQCHLNTCPVGIATQRGDLRAKFPGTPERVIHFFLAIAEDVRRILAALGRRAVSELVGRADLLRVREDIPVARAKRLVLDSILTDPDPSGTRARRHVQERNDRPGEPFDDRILVEIGDDLAAGRPVDRAFPIRNVDRTAGARIAGAIARNRGDAGLPDGTITLRFTGSAGQSFGAWCLAGMRLLLTGEANDYVGKGMTGGEIVITPPGSLLPESSRHVVVGNTVLYGATGGRVFAAGRAGERFAVRNSGATAVVEGLGDHGCEYMTGGIVVVLGETGRNFGAGMTGGVAYVLDEPETFDRRVNPGMVTVTRVADGADAAELHRLVTAHREATGSPRARAILEDWEAWVGRFWKVAPRAVPATPPVSPASPERRQRN